A single Branchiostoma floridae strain S238N-H82 chromosome 11, Bfl_VNyyK, whole genome shotgun sequence DNA region contains:
- the LOC118425780 gene encoding glutamyl-tRNA(Gln) amidotransferase subunit C, mitochondrial, translating into MNHLHRLFRITQVDRPVLLAITRRLSSKVPTEPTWKEVDESKLPNPTKIDQDTIAHLERLALVDFANKEGIRRLEAAIRFADQMFLVDTTGVEPMDSVLEDRELYLRDDVVTEGNCKDDILRNAGKVVEDYFVAPPGNIPLPKKEEYDS; encoded by the exons ATGAATCACTTACATCGGTTATTCAGGATAACACAGGTTGACAGACCCGTTTTGCTTGCGATAACACGACGGCTTTCGTCCAAG GTGCCCACTGAACCTACATGGAAGGAGGTTGACGAGAGCAAACTACCGAAT CCTACAAAGATTGACCAGGACACCATTGCCCATTTGGAGAGACTGGCACTAGTGGACTTTGCCAACAAGGAAGGCATTAGGAGGCTGGAAGCAGCGATACGATTCGCCGACCAAATGTTCCTTGTTGACACCACTGGGGTTGAACCCATGGATTCAGTGTTGGAGGATAG AGAACTGTACTTACGAGATGATGTGGTCACAGAGGGGAACTGCAAGGATGATATACTGAGGAATGCTGGCAAGGTAGTGGAAGACTACTTTGTTGCACCTCCag GGAACATTCCTCTGCCAAAGAAAGAAGAATACGACAGCTGA
- the LOC118425781 gene encoding TP53-regulated inhibitor of apoptosis 1-like isoform X2: MNSVGSECNDMKRDYDQCFNKWFSEKFLKGDRADEACTPLFKKYQSCVKVSLTDSPAFPTSGSRRKESNEGKGHKRRGCGKNYSGYKQ; this comes from the exons ATGAACAGCGTGGGTTCAGAATGTAACGACATGAAGAGGGACTACGACCAGTGCTTCAATAAGTGGTTCTCTGAAAAGTTCTTGAAGGGCGACCGAGCGGACGAGGCGTGCACGCCTCTCTTCAAGAAGTACCAGTCTTGCGTCAAGGTATCTCTGACCGATTCTCCCGCCTTCCCGACTTCGGGGTCACGCCGAAAAG AAAGCAATGAAGGAAAAGGACATAAACGTCGAGGATGTGGAAAGAACTATTCTGGGTACAAACAGTGA
- the LOC118425879 gene encoding ankyrin repeat domain-containing protein 35-like, producing the protein MTLKKKDFQKAVSFIQELLLKISEDPECAEVRDSLNLVLVHMQRYYRLLRLRRKDGGKVNLAASMPNGGVSPAVPTHDFLDHFSWRWHNIEHSVPLNGSLPIDGRKDSGIPLVLQAVKEGDKELVAQLIEKDKKCLRQTDSLGRTPLMYAVCHNQHDCLSLLLENKVDLDIQAHDGMTAIAMAANIGNAPAVEQLLQQGANCDLQDIQGRAAVHWAAAGGDTRCLQLLIEGKANPALRDRDGMSPCMWACRADMIDHLDMIQSAPTFDTEEDDGIERDMAGRTWTHWSVRKTEPLQVLQTLLKNHNMAAIVDNEGKSAFLVAAEQGALPACKLMLSELGQDCLDDRDDEKRTCLHLATICGHGEVVNFFLENGANLHATDCHGATAWDYAESRQLHYCMLVLEAHQRQQLQESGQLPPSQHSGHTPQSQAHPPHPPPTPPSRAAKRQKNGSEPHKQQNHCAIEPMEEDDQDSRQGELLQSQLSGQGELVQSMDRMDVGQNNKVADRSRSNSDVNSDQSLSVGMSVSDIDGEGADMEEGQGRAVQSPRGPGNMQQHGPNHVPHPPSRGQPPQPNNQQVMQYYDSYPPQEMYPQEYPPLQVPTGPLAVPHPPPTSPAHHLQPPEPQQRRNPPPAQLAPLGPPLGPLQPVEKQKKKKKKGSKAEKESVPAPLRPNRPASHTMGEGRGPEDHDMPAWEIERPSAPVPPPSPRAAFGSNPPPPKHSKGTYGEKMHRDEHHSPRDGPQEEEKDEGVHLGVPQPGYHGNRHGPVSRKQAAILPPDIQHEGKTGIPSLQRPKTPLRKGLASPPSAPPRLGGRLNRPVAY; encoded by the exons ATTTTCAGAAGGCTGTGTCCTTCATACAAGAGCTTCTCCTCAAGATTAGCGAGGACCCGGAATGTGCCGAGGTTCGCGACAGCCTCAACCTAGTGCTCGTGCACATGCAGCGGTACTATCGCCTGCTACGCCTTCGCAGGAAAGATGGCGGTAAGGTGAACCTCGCCGCGTCCATGCCGAACGGAGGTGTGAGTCCTGCGGTCCCCACGCACGATTTTCTGGACCATTTCAGTTGGAGGTGGCATAACATAGAACACAGCGTACCTCTGAACGGGAGCCTTCCGATAGATGGGAGAAAAGACTCTGGTATTCCGTTGGTTCTACAAGCTGTTAAGGAAGGGGACAAGGAGCTTGTTGCACAGCTCATAGAAAAGG ATAAGAAGTGCCTACGTCAGACGGACAGCCTGGGCCGGACCCCTCTGATGTACGCCGTGTGTCACAACCAGCACGACTGTCTCAGCCTACTGTTGGAGAATAAAGTAGACCTGGACATACAGGCACATG ATGGCATGACAGCCATCGCCATGGCAGCAAATATAGGCAACGCCCCTGCAGTAGAGCAGCTGCTACAGCAGGGGGCCAACTGTGACCTACAGGACATCCAGGGTAGGGCTGCAGTACACTGGGCAGCGGCAGGGGGCGACACCAGATGTCTACAG CTACTGATCGAGGGGAAAGCGAACCCCGCCCTGCGTGATCGGGACGGCATGAGCCCCTGCATGTGGGCGTGTCGGGCGGACATGATAGACCACCTGGACATGATCCAGTCCGCGCCGACCTTTGACACGGAGGAGGATGATGGGATAGAGCGGGACATGGCCGGGCGGACGTGGACCCACTGGTCGGTCAGGAAGACTGAACCACTGCAAGTTCTACAG ACCCTACTGAAGAACCATAACATGGCAGCTATAGTTGACAACGAGGGCAAATCTGCATTCCTTGTGGCAGCTGAACAGG GTGCCTTGCCAGCATGTAAGTTGATGTTGTCAGAGTTAGGACAGGACTGTCTAGATGACAGGGATGATGAGAAGAGAACATGTCTACATCTAGCCACCATTTGTGGCCATGGGGAGGTCGTCAACTTCTTCCTGGAAAATGGAG CCAACCTCCACGCCACGGACTGTCACGGCGCCACAGCGTGGGACTACGCCGAGAGTCGCCAGCTGCACTACTGCATGCTGGTCCTGGAGGCGCACCAGCGACAACAGCTGCAGGAGTCCGGGCAgctacccccctcccaacaCAGCGGACACACCCCCCAGTCTCAGGCACACCCAccgcacccccctcccacaccaccCAGCAGGGCGGCCAAGAGACAGAAGAACGGGTCGGAGCCACACAAACAGCAAAACCACTGTGCAatag AACCGATGGAAGAGGATGATCAGGACAGCAGACAGGGAGAGCTGCTGCAGTCCCAGCTGAGTGGACAGGGGGAGCTGGTGCAATCCATGGACAGAATGGATGTCGGTCAAAACAACAAAG TTGCTGACCGTTCCAGAAGCAACAGTGACGTGAACAGTGACCAGAGCCTCAGTGTGGGGATGAGTGTGTCTGACATcgatggggagggggcagacaTGGAGGAGGGGCAGGGAAGGGCTGTGCAA TCTCCCCGTGGACCTGGCAACATGCAGCAACATGGACCGAACCACGTACCTCATCCTCCTTCACGGGGCCAGCCTCCTCAACCAAACAATCAACAG GTGATGCAATACTACGACAGCTACCCCCCTCAGGAGATGTACCCACAGGAGTACCCCCCTCTCCAGGTCCCCACGGGGCCCCTGGCCGtcccccacccccctccaaCATCCCCAGCCCACCACCTACAGCCCCCTGAGCCACAGCAGAGACGGAACCCCCCTCCTGCCCAGCTGGCACCCCTGGGACCCCCCCTAGGACCCCTCCAGCCAGTggagaaacaaaagaagaaaaagaaaaaaggcaGCAAGGCTGAGAAGGAGTCTGTCCCTGCACCCCTCAGACCTAACAGACCAGCCAGTCACACTATGGGAGAAG gaagAGGGCCAGAAGACCATGACATGCCGGCCTGGGAAATAGAGAGGCCCAGCGCCCCtgtaccgcccccctcccctcggGCGGCATTCGGCAGCAACCCTCCCCCACCAAAACACAGCAAAG GAACATATGGAGAAAAGATGCACCGGGATGAGCACCATTCTCCCAGAGATGGTCctcaggaggaggagaaggacgAAGGCGTTCACCTGGGAGTACCGCAGcctggttaccatggcaacaggcacGGGCCCGTCAGCAGGAAACAAGCAGCAATACTACCTCCG GACATTCAGCATGAGGGGAAGACTGGGATCCCCTCCCTGCAGAGACCAAAGACCCCCCTGCGGAAGGGCCTGGCCTCCCCACCCTCTGCACCCCCTAGGCTTGGGGGAAGACTCAACAGGCCTGTTGCTTactga
- the LOC118425781 gene encoding TP53-regulated inhibitor of apoptosis 1-like isoform X1 yields the protein MNSVGSECNDMKRDYDQCFNKWFSEKFLKGDRADEACTPLFKKYQSCVKKAMKEKDINVEDVERTILGTNSEPQKPPSAKPSSEESTSTSGTS from the exons ATGAACAGCGTGGGTTCAGAATGTAACGACATGAAGAGGGACTACGACCAGTGCTTCAATAAGTGGTTCTCTGAAAAGTTCTTGAAGGGCGACCGAGCGGACGAGGCGTGCACGCCTCTCTTCAAGAAGTACCAGTCTTGCGTCAAG AAAGCAATGAAGGAAAAGGACATAAACGTCGAGGATGTGGAAAGAACTATTCTGGGTACAAACAGTGAGCCACAGAAACCGCCCTCTGCGAAACCATCCAGCGAAGAGTCCACATCAACATCTGGAACTTCCTAA